A region from the Actinoplanes sp. OR16 genome encodes:
- a CDS encoding ABC transporter permease subunit produces MIWLTWRQFRASALISGALLLALLAGLALTWTQVTGLAAQAGYHGCTTDACAAAAANFMDLLQPEVAGDLNKAAVVILVLVPVLLGLFWGAPLVARELETGTYRMVFSQSVSRGRWLLVKLGVVGLAAALGTGLLSLALSRWATLIDAASGDRLNPLVFGARGLVPVGYALLAFVVGVTAGLLLRRTVAAMAVTLLVVAGLQIAGPLVVRPLLADPITVTVPLDVRGRYGISMNGSTHEITLHVEPSIRNAWILSSTVITASGAEFTGPADPAVCGPDAPDDHRTCPVWLESQNLSQKVVYVPGSQFWMLQWREFGVLIALTGALSALSLWWIRRRLT; encoded by the coding sequence ATGATCTGGTTGACCTGGCGGCAGTTCCGGGCGTCGGCCCTGATCTCCGGCGCGCTGCTGCTGGCGCTGCTGGCCGGCTTGGCGCTGACCTGGACGCAGGTGACCGGCCTCGCGGCACAGGCCGGCTATCACGGCTGTACGACGGACGCCTGCGCGGCCGCCGCGGCGAACTTCATGGACCTGCTGCAACCGGAGGTGGCCGGCGACCTCAACAAGGCGGCCGTCGTGATCCTGGTGCTGGTCCCAGTGCTGCTGGGTCTCTTCTGGGGTGCGCCGCTGGTCGCCCGCGAACTGGAGACCGGGACGTACCGGATGGTCTTCAGCCAGTCGGTGAGCCGGGGCCGCTGGCTGCTCGTCAAGCTGGGCGTCGTCGGCCTGGCCGCCGCGCTCGGCACCGGGCTGCTCAGCCTGGCACTGAGCCGCTGGGCAACGCTGATCGACGCGGCCTCCGGGGACCGGCTCAACCCGCTGGTCTTCGGCGCCCGCGGTCTCGTGCCGGTCGGGTACGCCCTCCTCGCGTTCGTCGTCGGCGTGACCGCCGGTCTCCTGCTGCGCCGGACCGTCGCCGCGATGGCGGTCACCCTGCTCGTCGTCGCCGGCCTGCAGATCGCCGGCCCGCTGGTGGTCCGCCCGTTGCTGGCCGACCCGATCACCGTGACGGTCCCGCTGGACGTGCGGGGCCGGTACGGCATCTCGATGAACGGCAGCACCCACGAGATCACGCTGCACGTCGAGCCGTCGATCAGGAACGCCTGGATCCTGTCGAGCACCGTGATCACCGCATCCGGCGCCGAGTTCACCGGCCCGGCCGACCCGGCGGTCTGCGGCCCGGACGCGCCGGACGACCACCGGACGTGCCCGGTCTGGCTGGAGTCGCAGAACCTCAGCCAGAAGGTGGTGTACGTACCCGGCAGTCAATTCTGGATGCTGCAGTGGCGGGAGTTCGGGGTTCTCATCGCGCTGACCGGAGCACTGTCCGCCCTCTCACTGTGGTGGATCCGCCGCCGCCTCACGTGA
- the uxaC gene encoding glucuronate isomerase has protein sequence MPESPLHPDRARHPVPTAAPARGLHPDRALPADPALRGIAREIFAATRELPIVSMHGHVDAAVFAGNDAFADPAALLVTPDHYLVRMLLSRGVPHDALGVPRHDGRPVETDPRAIWRTFAAHWKLFRGTPTRFWLEHELAEVFGIGTKLGPETADAVYDELAAKLAEPRFRPRALLDAFAIEVISTTDAATASLTEHRTLAAQGWGERIVPTFRPDALLDVAKPGWPAAIAALAAATGTDISSYSAFIAAIEQRRAVFKAAGARATDHGHQSADTTPLAPADAARLFRSALNRTITAPEAAAFLAHLLFEMARMSSEDGLTMQLHPGVLRDYDPAVFAARGPDVGYDIPVPSDYTRSLRPLLNAFGHHPNLRLIVFTVDETAFSRELAPLAGVYPAMLLGAPWWFLDTPEGMRRFRETVTDTAGFANTAGFVDDTRAFLSIPARHDLARRIDAGHLARLVAEHRLDLDEAIDTARDLAYELPKAAYPKPATAASTASASTSASTSAPASTSAPASASASASASASASARVDSTSPHRTEVDAA, from the coding sequence ATGCCCGAAAGCCCCCTCCACCCCGATCGCGCGCGGCACCCGGTCCCCACCGCGGCTCCGGCTCGCGGTCTGCATCCCGACCGCGCCCTGCCTGCCGACCCGGCTCTCCGGGGCATCGCCAGGGAAATCTTCGCGGCCACGCGGGAACTGCCGATCGTGTCGATGCACGGGCACGTCGACGCCGCGGTGTTCGCCGGGAACGACGCGTTCGCCGACCCGGCCGCGCTCCTCGTCACGCCGGACCACTACCTCGTCCGGATGCTGCTGTCCCGCGGCGTACCCCATGACGCCCTCGGCGTACCGCGCCACGACGGCCGCCCGGTGGAGACCGACCCCCGCGCGATCTGGCGGACCTTCGCCGCGCACTGGAAGCTGTTCCGCGGCACCCCGACCCGGTTCTGGCTGGAACACGAACTCGCCGAGGTCTTCGGCATCGGCACGAAGCTGGGTCCGGAGACCGCCGACGCCGTCTACGACGAACTGGCCGCCAAGCTCGCCGAACCGCGATTCCGGCCGCGGGCCCTGCTCGACGCGTTCGCCATCGAGGTCATCTCGACGACGGACGCCGCCACGGCTTCGCTGACCGAGCACCGGACACTGGCCGCACAGGGCTGGGGTGAACGCATCGTCCCGACCTTCCGCCCTGATGCCCTGCTGGACGTGGCGAAGCCCGGCTGGCCGGCAGCGATCGCGGCGCTCGCAGCGGCCACCGGAACCGACATTTCCTCATACAGCGCCTTCATTGCCGCGATCGAACAGCGCCGCGCCGTCTTCAAGGCCGCCGGCGCCCGGGCCACGGATCACGGCCATCAGAGCGCCGACACCACGCCGCTCGCCCCCGCCGACGCCGCCCGGCTTTTCCGGTCGGCACTGAACCGGACGATCACCGCGCCCGAGGCCGCCGCCTTCCTCGCTCACCTGCTGTTCGAGATGGCCCGCATGTCCAGCGAGGACGGCCTCACCATGCAGCTGCACCCCGGTGTGCTGCGCGACTACGACCCGGCGGTGTTCGCCGCGCGCGGACCGGACGTCGGCTACGACATCCCGGTCCCGTCCGACTACACCCGATCACTGCGCCCTCTGCTGAACGCTTTCGGACACCACCCGAACCTCCGCCTGATCGTCTTCACCGTCGACGAGACTGCTTTCAGCCGCGAGCTGGCACCCCTCGCCGGCGTCTACCCGGCGATGCTGCTCGGCGCGCCGTGGTGGTTCCTGGATACGCCGGAGGGGATGCGCCGCTTCCGGGAGACGGTCACCGACACCGCGGGTTTCGCCAACACGGCCGGTTTCGTCGACGACACCCGAGCCTTCCTCTCCATCCCGGCCCGCCACGACCTGGCCCGCCGCATCGACGCCGGCCACCTCGCCCGCCTCGTCGCCGAGCACCGCCTGGACCTGGACGAGGCCATCGACACTGCCCGCGACCTGGCCTACGAGCTGCCGAAAGCCGCCTACCCGAAGCCGGCCACCGCTGCCTCCACCGCCTCGGCCTCCACCAGCGCCTCCACTTCCGCTCCCGCCTCCACTTCCGCTCCCGCCTCCGCTTCCGCTTCCGCTTCCGCTTCCGCTTCCGCTTCCGCGCGAGTTGACAGCACATCTCCCCATCGCACCGAGGTCGATGCCGCATGA
- a CDS encoding UxaA family hydrolase — MSPSPLAEHALLLHPDDDVAVALRDLPPGLTLTHGGLSVAVTAAIPQGHKLAVRAKPTGETVTKYGQVIGRTTSPVHPGDHVHTHNLTMDSVNPVYEFGTGRVRVPHSGVLRTWEGFERAGGAVGTRNYVGIVTSVNCSASTARMIADQFRGPIMDAWPNVDGVVALTHDSGCGMVPSSEGGQILRRTLRGYAAHPNVGAVLAIGLGCEMLAVDALLDDLPAPADTIVERLIIQDQGGVRATVRAGVTAVRALIEQLDQRRRTTVPASRLILGLNCGGSDGYSGITANPALGYASDLLVAQGATTVLAETPEVFGAEHLLTRRAVDETVGRRLLDRIAWWHSYVAAGGGTLDNNPSPGNKAGGLTTILEKSLGAVAKGGTAELTAVYEYAEPITAPGFTFMDTPGYDPVSVTGLVAGGATLVCFTTGRGSVLGTKPVPTLKVATNTEMYERMREDMDLDAGPIATGDATVEEIGGQIFEALLEVASGRITVSEDLDLGRDEFVPWQLGAVT, encoded by the coding sequence ATGAGCCCTTCGCCGCTTGCTGAACACGCGCTGCTGCTCCACCCGGACGACGACGTCGCGGTCGCCCTGCGTGACCTGCCGCCGGGTCTCACCCTGACGCACGGCGGGCTGAGCGTTGCGGTCACGGCAGCGATCCCCCAAGGTCACAAGCTGGCGGTACGCGCGAAGCCCACCGGCGAGACAGTGACCAAATACGGTCAGGTCATCGGCCGGACGACAAGCCCCGTGCACCCGGGCGACCATGTGCACACCCACAACCTCACGATGGACTCCGTCAATCCGGTGTACGAGTTCGGCACCGGCCGGGTTCGCGTCCCACACAGCGGAGTCCTTCGTACATGGGAAGGCTTTGAACGCGCCGGAGGCGCCGTCGGAACGCGGAACTATGTCGGGATCGTGACCTCCGTCAACTGCTCGGCGTCGACCGCCCGGATGATCGCCGACCAGTTCCGCGGGCCGATCATGGATGCCTGGCCGAACGTCGACGGCGTGGTGGCGCTGACCCACGACTCCGGGTGCGGCATGGTGCCGTCGAGCGAGGGCGGCCAGATCCTGCGGCGGACGTTGCGCGGGTACGCCGCCCATCCGAACGTCGGCGCCGTCCTCGCCATCGGCCTGGGCTGCGAGATGCTGGCCGTGGACGCGCTGCTCGACGACCTGCCCGCCCCGGCCGACACCATCGTCGAACGCCTGATCATTCAGGACCAGGGTGGTGTGCGGGCGACCGTCCGCGCCGGCGTCACCGCGGTCCGCGCCCTGATCGAACAGCTGGACCAGCGCCGCCGCACCACCGTCCCGGCGTCACGGCTCATTCTCGGGCTGAACTGCGGCGGCTCGGACGGCTACTCCGGCATCACCGCGAACCCGGCCCTCGGCTACGCCTCCGACCTGCTGGTGGCGCAGGGCGCGACGACGGTGCTGGCCGAGACGCCGGAGGTGTTCGGCGCGGAGCATCTGCTGACCCGACGCGCCGTCGACGAGACGGTCGGCCGCAGACTGCTGGACCGGATCGCGTGGTGGCACTCCTATGTCGCAGCCGGCGGCGGCACCCTCGACAACAACCCGTCGCCGGGCAACAAGGCGGGCGGCCTCACCACGATCCTGGAGAAGTCGCTGGGCGCGGTCGCGAAGGGTGGGACGGCCGAGCTCACCGCCGTCTACGAATACGCCGAACCGATCACCGCCCCCGGCTTCACCTTCATGGACACGCCCGGCTACGACCCCGTCTCGGTGACCGGTCTCGTAGCCGGCGGCGCCACCCTGGTCTGCTTCACCACCGGCCGCGGCTCGGTCCTCGGCACCAAACCCGTCCCGACGTTGAAGGTCGCGACGAACACCGAGATGTACGAGCGGATGCGCGAGGACATGGACCTCGACGCCGGCCCCATCGCCACCGGTGACGCGACGGTGGAGGAGATCGGCGGCCAGATCTTCGAGGCGCTGCTGGAGGTGGCATCCGGCCGCATCACCGTGAGCGAGGACCTCGACCTGGGCCGCGACGAGTTCGTGCCGTGGCAGCTGGGAGCCGTCACCTGA
- a CDS encoding nucleotidyltransferase domain-containing protein, whose product MRDALAIADRLAEGIVSVLGADVRSVILHGSLATGDFRPGRSDIDLLVITDGGVTREQAFALRDLLSPEPVDLHVVTSAVAGKPSRSPAVEVYLGHGDFSDGIAADADLPTELSVARAHGRALYGPEPSTVIAPIPDHWIVERGRHWLRTWQSLTGDAEHAAFMVLTACRIWRFAAEGTHCSKPEAARWALARDPSLTAVGQALRPPATIDEAAIGAVLEAALAATSREAAADPPQ is encoded by the coding sequence GTGAGAGACGCCCTGGCTATCGCCGACCGTCTCGCCGAAGGGATCGTCTCGGTGCTCGGGGCGGACGTCCGCTCGGTCATCCTGCACGGCTCGCTCGCGACCGGCGACTTCCGGCCCGGGCGCAGCGACATCGACCTTCTGGTCATCACCGACGGCGGGGTCACCCGGGAGCAGGCTTTCGCGCTGCGTGACCTCCTCTCCCCCGAGCCGGTCGACCTCCATGTGGTGACCTCCGCGGTCGCCGGCAAGCCGTCCCGCTCGCCCGCCGTGGAGGTCTATCTCGGTCACGGTGACTTCTCGGACGGCATCGCGGCCGACGCCGACCTGCCGACCGAACTGTCGGTGGCCCGCGCGCACGGCCGCGCCCTGTACGGCCCGGAGCCGTCCACCGTGATCGCGCCCATCCCCGACCACTGGATCGTGGAGCGCGGGCGGCACTGGCTACGCACGTGGCAGTCGCTGACCGGCGACGCCGAGCATGCCGCGTTCATGGTGCTGACCGCCTGCCGCATCTGGCGGTTCGCCGCCGAGGGGACGCACTGCTCGAAACCGGAGGCGGCCCGGTGGGCGCTGGCCCGGGACCCGTCTCTCACCGCCGTGGGTCAGGCCCTGCGCCCGCCCGCCACCATCGACGAGGCAGCGATCGGCGCCGTGCTGGAGGCCGCCCTGGCAGCGACGTCACGTGAGGCGGCGGCGGATCCACCACAGTGA